In Lodderomyces elongisporus chromosome 1, complete sequence, the DNA window CGTAAATCTTACAAATTCTTGTTTCTGCTCTACCCTTTTTAAACGATAATCTAGTCGTAGATGAATGTGCGATGATGTTACCCCCAATTGGCTTCTTTGGGTCTGGATTATACATTCCTGACATTCCATCGACTTGTGCTACAACTTGGTTGGTAATCACCACGGCAATACCAAATTCATCGGCTAAACGTTGCAAAGTCCTCATGAATTTCGCCACCGAGGTTTGTCTTGCACTCAACTCACCCCTTCCGGCATAATCGGTTCTGTACAACGACATGATACTATCAACAATCAACAATGAAAATCTTGATTCCGCCATCATTTCAGCTGCCAAGTTCAACAAGTTCAACTGATGCTCGGCATTGTATGCTCTCGCATAAGCGACGTTATCCAAACAATCATTCGCATTTAAACCATACCGTTCAGCAATGGAGACCAACCTATTGGGTCTGAAAGTACCTTCAGTATCAATATAAAGACATTTACCCTCGCCACCACCCATATCTATAGGCAACTGACACGTGACTGACAATGTATGGCATAATTGAGACTTACCAGTTCTAAACTCACCAAACACCTCAGTGATTGATCCAGTTTcaataccaccaccaagCAAAGTGTCTAGTTGTTTCGATCCTGTCGTCAAACAGATCAACTCTGAACGACGCGAATGGAATTCAGACGCGGTTGTGAAACCTAACGGAACTAGTTTTGCAGCCTCAAGAGAAATTTTTTCTGCTTTGGCTTCACTGATACCTTTCACGGTCATCAAGTGTCTTCTTGGAGTATATGCAATACTTTCTATAGTATGGAACCCTTCTGATTTAAGTTTTTTGATATCTGAGGCAGTAACTCCATTTCCTTCAAGCTGTTCAATAAGTAATGGGCCATTAAgctcttcctcctcttctccTGCTCCTCCATCTAGATGGATGTCAGCTTCCGTAGAGTTGATGTTTGTACCTTCTAATCTTTGCAGTTGCAACTCAACATCTGATTGTGTCATGGTTATTATGATAGTGATGGATTgaatatgtgtgtgtgtttctATGTAAAGTAATAAAAGTGAGTTATAAAGAAGACGCGATTCAAAGTGTAGGGAAGTTTACGCGTGCGCGTGGATTTGTATCAAATCTTCTTGATCTTCTTgatctttcattttctacTCAGAGATATTTAgcaatctttttttatttatttttttttttgccgtTGACTCTTGTTCTAGTTCTATataaaagatgaaaaaaacaagaaaaaaaaacagagatGGAGAGGAGGTAGTGTTATCCGATCAAAAACAGGAGCTAAAGGGGTTGTTAAAACAAGCCGCttgttttttggaaaaaaaattaagaaagaaagtcacgtgattaaaaaatatagtGAAGAAGTTGGAAGAAGTGTTTTACCTCATAGCCACAAGCCAAATGCCGATGGTCGCCGGACAAAAACAACCACACCACGAGCTTACAGAATTTAGGTCATTTGCTTCGCCAAAAcacttaaaaaaaaggttacCGTTACGTAAGCCAACTAgatcattcattcatttatttattcatttttatcCCTCTCGTTTcgtttttctgttttgctTGTGTCAATACGACATTCTTCATTCTTTCGTTTAACTAGTCTAAATGTGGCCAAATCTCATATTAGAAAGTAAAGAGAAACACGGAATGGAACGAGGCAATTAATggttttaaagaaaaaagaactatAGAGTTTATCACAGTCAATTGGGAAGAAGGGGCAAAGggtaaaacaaaaggaagaTAAAACGGAATAAGTTCCGACTGCTTATTAAGATTAGTAAAGTTgttgttcctttttctttttttttcttttttctttttttttttattattttcttcatctttacAATCCCCACGAGACCCTTTAGTTATGGTGATTTTGGTTTCAATAATTCAAAACTGTTTAGTTTGTTCTATTAGTAAGGAAACATGTTTTTAAACGATGATTTGGTAGCGTTTACATATCCTTATCGTTTAAGATGTCTTTGTAAAAACCCTGATTACAAAAGTACCTATGGTAGTGTCCATCTGGTTGCAGCAATTGACATATGTCTGATTACAAATGTTTCTTATCTcactattattatatttGTCTTATCATTTATCAAAGAGCAATTTTAAAGTAAGGGAAAGGAGAGGGAGGAgaaggtggtggtggtggtggtagtggcaGAGTTAATAAGATAAGATGGTGTAACAGTAGTCACCTCTCGTTTACATCGTTTATTTTtctataaaaaaaaagaaaacagccacctattgttgttgttgtcgtttCTCAGTTAAATTCCCAAGCGACTACATACATTGCGTACATTTTATGTCACCAGTACACGACTATATTATGTATATtgtaattttattttttttattttttttatttttttactttccaCCTGTCAATGATTTCGCGTTATGTTTTATGAATGTTGAATTTGTATacacaatttctttttatttctttttttctcttttttacaATCTTCATAAGCGCAGACGCCTTATACGAAGACTTGAAACgcaacaaaaagagagacTATCTACCAGACGGGATTTTTgtgaatatatattttaagAAGCAATTTCCACAaactctcttttctttttggttcaaatatttttttttaatatttttttttatataattCCACAACATTCTTCCCATCGCTTTTGGATCCTTTTAATTATAGCTCATTCAAGCAAGTGGAAACAACAAGTTCATTCTTCTCTACgttatcactattatatcTTCTTAATCCTTTGCGAAATTCatagtatatatatatatatatatatatatatacacctCACTCGCATACTAAGTTACGTTATTTTACTGTTGAAAAGATGGGCTTGAGCAGCGTTTACGACAATTACTCGTCCTTCCACAATGGCACAACATTTGCCTCAGCATTTgacaatttcaacaatgtCCCAAATTTAAACATTATTGAAAAGCTTTGGGGTTCATACTACTACTATATGGGCAATGACTTATTTGCTACTGgtctcttgttcttcttgaCCCATGagcttttctattttggcCGTTGTTTGCCATGGATGATTATTGATAGAATCCCATATTTCCGCAAATACAAGATCCAAGATGAAAAATTACCCAGTGACAAGGAACAATGGGAATGCTTGAAAAGTGTGTTAACCTCACACTTTCTTGTTGAAGCGTTCCCCATCTGGTTCTTCCATCCATTGTGTCAAAAAATTGGTATCACTTACCAAGTTCCATTCCCAAAATTAACAACTATGCTTTTCCAATGGGCTTTATTCTTTGTCTTGGAAGATGCTTGGCACTATTGGTTGCACAGAGGATTACACTATGGTGTATTCTACAAGTATATTcacaaacaacaccacAGGTATGCTGCACCATTTGGATTGACTGCTGAGTATGCACACCCAGTTGAAGTTGCTCTTTTGGGCATGGGAACTGTTGGTATCCCCATTGTTTACTGTATAATCACACAAAACTTGCATCTTTTCACCGTGTCCATTTGGATCATCTTGAGATTGTTCCAAGCAGTCGACTCACACTCGGGATACGAATTCCCATGGTCATTACACCACTTTTTGCCATTTTGGGCTGGTGCTGACCACCATGATGaacaccaccattactTTATTGGATCATACGCATCaagtttcagatggtgggATTACGTTTTGGGAACCGAGGCTGGACCAAAAGGTAAAGctcaaagagaaaagaaaactcaattaaaggcaaaaaaagaattataaGTAAGGATATTGTTGCAACGAGATTAAGCGAGAAGTTCGAGAAGTAAAGGGAGAGATGAGGGCAGCGGGTTCAACAAAGAGTAAGGCAGAAGAAAGTCTTTTCTGCCTTATAAAGAACTCATGACTAAAAGTTGACAATGAAAGAaaggtttcttttttcttttttttttttacccaTCTTTTATTGGAAGTAGcattttgtatttataGACTAGTAAACAGAAACATGTCTTTATTGTGTTGAAAAATACGATTGGAGAGCAGTTGCCATACAATAACATTTGCACGTATTCAAAGCTTTTGTATCTAATCTTGACTCGGTAAAGCAATCAATGATGATGGGAAAGTCTAATAAGAATTACcactttattttattttattttattttactgTATTCTATTGTattctattctattttattaAAACACTGGCCCTTGGACACTATATAACGACTCTTTGTTCTCCTGATCTACTCCCCTCACTTATTTGAAGCCCAATTTGCATACTCCAGTCTCATCTTTGTAACATCAATAAATGGCACTCTACTCAGcaagttttcaaattcattcACACCAATTATCTCGCCTAATTGCACGCTATCCTTCATCTCAATAGGTTTGAGAAACCTCAGCTCTTCTCGCAcaacttcatcatcaatggTCAAATGTTTTGGATTCTCTATGGAGACAATTGACGCAATTAGTATAAATATGAAAGCCACTACTGCCTCTAGCGAAATGTCAAGTGGCAATGTATAGTTCTTATGTAGCGAAGTCGAAAGTTTGTGAAATTCATGAGAAGAGTAACCTgagtgaagaagaagaagacacCCGATAAGATAAAGAAGATTCTTATTTGATGATCCCATTAGTTGCTTAATGATTATATGATTGTTCTGGGTGTGTGTgggtgttttttttttctttgaaatcTAATGTTTTATGGTTCTGTAATACTTGGATGTACATAAATAGAGGTCAAATTGAGGCGTGGAggttgtctttttttttcctttcacACTTATACATACTCATACACAcacttacacacacacacacggACTCGCGAAATCTTTTCGTCTacttcttttggttttattttttatttattttatttattcatattttatttttaatttaatttaatttttaattatatcttttgttgaaaGTTTGTTGATGTATTTTAATATTGATGAGTCGGTAGTTTAGACAACAGATTGATATCAAACCGTTTCAAGGGTCgaaatacaaaacaagGTTATTCTAGAGAAGTGGtttaattatttatatCGACAACCTACTTATCCAACAAGTAgttttctctctccttttttttttttaccattattattatcattgtTATTTTTCGATTTTCTATCAATCCTAAGCTTTGTTAAAGCTAccccaaaataaaaaaggcGGCTTCAAATTACGAAAAATTTCCAGTGAGCGAAAATAAAACACTCgaaacaccaaaaaaagattaaaaaagagcaaagataagattattcaaaaaataaaaaaaataaacaaacaaaaaaacccaaaataaataaaaagaaaaatcaagTAAATCAGAAAAACACAGGACGGATAGATTTAATACAATTGAACAACTTTTCATATCTAATAGCTCATTTGCATCATTGGACATCTGAAGAATTCCAAAAATATGTCCTCCAACTCACCACCTCCTTCTCCTGTCGCAAGTGACTCTAAAATAGACGAAAAAGAGATTgtgaaaacaacaacaaaagaaggtCCAAATGGTACGAGCACTGGCACAAGCACTGGTACAAGCACTGGCACAAGCACTGGCACAAGCACTGGCACAAGCACTGGCACAAGCACTGGCACAAGCACTGGCACtagcaacaacaccagcaatAACGCGTCAGACACAACTCCTAATACAACCACTCCACCATCATTGTACTTGCCCAAAACCATCACTTCACTAGATTGCAAGATCCTCCAGTACGAATATGGGATATATAAACTCGACCATTTCATTGCGAGCTTGAAAAATATTCAACAAGCTACTACAGCAACATCGTACGATTTGCCATTGCTACACTatattgttcttttagcGGCAAATACATTTGCTATAAATGAAAGAGCCTTTGACCCTAAATTATACCTGTTGTCTAACTACAAGCCTACTTCATTAGGTGCAATTTCAATtacagcagcaacatcacATATCCCCTATGATATACCGGATTTATCTGTTTTGGCATTAGACAAAATACCTTCGGTGAAGGATGCTCGCATTTGCCTTAAACAATTGGAATCATTGAGCAATGTGTGTTTGCAAGGGTATCAAAAGAAACTTGTTGCAGCCAAAGcggaaaagttgaaaatgacCAAGAATGTTTCTGATTTTCTGGATACTTATTATGGGCAAATAGGCGAAATATTATCTCGTAATATATTCACAGCAAAGGATATTGATTTGCAAATCAATGGATTGGATTTTAAGTTAACAGAGGACAAGGAGCTATTGGATAATCAAAACTATCAAGAAGCTTCCTTGATAGACATGGATATCAAAGAGTTGTTCACCATAGTTGATAGTTGCGAGCAGCTGTTGAAACATATCAAACATACAATCTCCACCTTGAAGAAAGCAAACATGGTAGATGCCTATGCAATCCACAAAATTTTTCTCATAACGCAACGACTAAATGAAATATACACAATTATTCGAAGATTTGGCAGGAAAATATATTTGTCAAACCATCAACATTTAATTGATGCTAGATTCTTGCATCATCATGGCAATTCCAACTATTTCAAATCGCAAATCTTGAAAAACATGACCGAGTTTTTTAATTCCATGAAGAAAAACGGCACATTAATAGCTAATATCACTCGACTTATTAGACAGGATGCAAAATTTGAAGTTAATGCAAAAGTTGCTGCGAATCATATGAATTTTGCAACACAAGGTTTAACAATCTGTGAAAGGACATTGCAAGTACTAAGAGAGTTTGGTGTCAGTTGGATTGTGGCCGAACTCAAGTTTAGAAGAATATACAATTTACCCAAACAGACGCTATACTCCATCTATCAATCAATCCCAGAATTCAAGGAGCcaccaaaacaaacacaacaagCACAGCAAGCACAGCAAGCAAAGCAAGCACAACAAGCACAGCTGCAATCGCAACTGCAATCACAAAATCATACAAAGAATAACTCAATTGAgcacaaattgaaaaagctAGATTTCAATGATATAGGAAGAAGATCACGATCTTCATCAGTTTCGAGCAACACGAgcaacaatagcaataacTCGTCTGCCTCGCTCATGAATAGAACTGCTGGTACTTCCTCCCCTAATAAATTAAATGCTTTAACTTCGACTGCCGCCGCTTCCAGCAATTCAAATACTCCTGAAAGAAGATCGTCCATCTCTTCGCCTCGTCCTAGACCCAATTCAATGTTAATCCAGGGAAATAGGGTAACGAATGGTTCTTTATCGAGATCGAATAGTGTATCAAGCAATGAAGGTGCAGGTTCTATTGTTGGATCTATCACAGGTGCATCACCTCTGGGGAGAAGACGGTCAAACTCGAATCCTATCAAATCAGATGCTACATCTGGAGCAGCAGCTGCATTAAACTATAGCAGAAATGGCAAGGGTACTCCAATTAAATCTCCCTTACGCAATCAGCATACCAGCGGCGACTCCACTAATGACACTGGCGATCAAGAATCACTTGCAGTTCCACAACCTCGAGGACATAGTagaataacaaaaaaattacttgcagttgaagaagaggaggatgGAAAAATTGTACATGATGTAACACCTCCAAACTCTAAACTATCTGCAGCACAAAGATTTCAACAGCACGTG includes these proteins:
- the RHP51 gene encoding RecA recombinase Rhp51, with the protein product MTQSDVELQSQRLEGTNINSTEADIHLDGGAGEEEEELNGPLLIEQLEGNGVTASDIKKLKSEGFHTIESIAYTPRRHLMTVKGISEAKAEKISLEAAKLVPLGFTTASEFHSRRSELICLTTGSKQLDTLLGGGIETGSITEVFGEFRTGKSQLCHTLSVTCQLPIDMGGGEGKCLYIDTEGTFRPNRLVSIAERYGLNANDCLDNVAYARAYNAEHQLNLLNLAAEMMAESRFSLLIVDSIMSLYRTDYAGRGELSARQTSVAKFMRTLQRLADEFGIAVVITNQVVAQVDGMSGMYNPDPKKPIGGNIIAHSSTTRLSFKKGRAETRICKIYDSPCLPESECVFAIYEDGIGDPKVEDD
- the ERG25_1 gene encoding C-4 sterol methyl oxidase; translated protein: MGLSSVYDNYSSFHNGTTFASAFDNFNNVPNLNIIEKLWGSYYYYMGNDLFATGLLFFLTHELFYFGRCLPWMIIDRIPYFRKYKIQDEKLPSDKEQWECLKSVLTSHFLVEAFPIWFFHPLCQKIGITYQVPFPKLTTMLFQWALFFVLEDAWHYWLHRGLHYGVFYKYIHKQHHRYAAPFGLTAEYAHPVEVALLGMGTVGIPIVYCIITQNLHLFTVSIWIILRLFQAVDSHSGYEFPWSLHHFLPFWAGADHHDEHHHYFIGSYASSFRWWDYVLGTEAGPKGKAQREKKTQLKAKKEL